The Nitrospirota bacterium genome contains the following window.
GCCGTGACCCCGTACACCCGGCAGAACAATTCGCCCAATTCCGGTCCCAGTTCCGATTTGATTTCGCCCGGTTCCCAGACGAAGAACTTGCCTTCATGGCCTTCGCTGTCGGCATCCTGCGCCGCATAAAACCCGCCGTCCGGATGGGTCATCTCCCGACGAACGTATTCCAGCGTCTCCTCGACGACTTGCTTGAACCGGACCTCTCGTGTCAGCCGCCAGCCATCCAGGTAGATGCGGACAAGCTGGGCGTTGTCGTACAGCATTTTCTCGAAGTGCGGGATCAGCCATTGCGCGTCCACCGCGTATCGGTGGAATCCCCCGCCCAGATGGTCATAGATCCCTCCGGCCGCCATGCGCCGGAGTTGATGGATGACTTTTTCCTGAGAGGCCAGGTCGCCGGTTCGGTAGAACTGCCGTAATAGCAGGCTCAGGGGCGGCACGGTCGGAAATTTCGGCCCGTCGCCGAACCCGCCGTGCAGGGAATCGTAGAACAAGCTCAGGTCCTTGACCGCCTCATCCAGCAACGCTTCCGTTAACGGTTCCGACGACGGCTGAGGCGCGCCGGCCCGCTTCAACCCGTTCCTCACCCGCTCGATGTTCTGCCGGACCTGGTCCGGATGTCCGCGGTAGGCCTCGACGACGCCGAGCAGCACCTGGGGAAATCCCGGCAAATTGTAACGCGGCACCGGCGGAAAATAGGTGCCGCCATAGAACGGCTCCCGATCCGGCGTGAGAAAGACCGTCAGGGGCCACCCCCCGCCGCGCCCCAGAAATACCTGGGCCGACTTCTGATAGATGTCGTCCAGGTCCGGTCGCTCCTCCCGATCGACTTTGATGTTGATGAACTGCTCGTTCATCAGCTTGGCGATGTCCGGGTTTTCGAAACACTCGTGCGCCATTACGTGGCACCAATGGCAGGCCGAATAGCCGATCGAGAGCAGGATCGGCTTGTCCTCCGCCTTCGCGCGAGCCAAGGCCTCCTCGCCCCAGGGATACCAGTCCACCGGATTGTGCGCATGCTGTCGAAGATAGGGGCTGGTCTCGTGAATGAGCCGATTGGGAGCTGGGGGAGAACCGACGGTCTCAGCCATGGGTCACCTTGGAAGTCCGTGTCCGGCATGGTACCCTGCCGGCGCGAAGCTGTGCAACGGGGGAGAGACGATGAAGAACGCCGTCATCGGTCTGACCGCCGTGGGGCTACTGGCTGTGGTGACCCGCATGGGCGTGTTGCTGGCCGGAGCCGACGCCGATACCGGCGCGCTCGTCAAGGCGCTCAATCTTATTTCAGGCGAACGCCTCCTGGCCGACGTCGCCAAGCTGAGCAGCCCAGAATTCAACGGCCGGCAGACCGGCTCGCCTGAGGACTTCCTGTCCGGTCTGTACCTGGCGAGCCAGTTCCATGCGCTCGGTCTTCAGCCGCCGCGTGCGACTTCCATGGCGGCACACCCCGCCGAATCCGTTCCGACCATGACCCGACCGGTCACGGTGACGCGGATCGAAGACGGTCCGCTGCTTCAGTGTTCTCTCGGCGATCAAACCGTCCGGCTCCGCCCCGGTCCGGACTATCTCCCCGTGCTGGATTCCCCCTCGGTCGATGCGACCGCTCCGGTCGTATTCGTCGGCTATGGTCTCTCCGACCCGGATCGCGGGTACGACGACTATGCCGGCCTCGACGTCCGCGGGAAGGTCGTCCTGTTCCTGCGCGGGAAACCGGAACACTACCCCCGGCCGGTGACGCATGCCGACAAGGAGCAGACCGCGCGACGGAACGGCGCGATCGCCTATCTCACGGCGACCGGCCCGATCCTGAGCACCTATGAAGCGCGGCGCGGCATCTCGGGAAGGCCCAGCGCCTATTACGGATCAGCTCAGGACGATCAGGCGTTACCCGGCGCATGGATCGGCACGGAGGTGGCGGAACGGCTTGTGACCGGCCAAGCACCGGAAGGTCGGACGTTACGCGAGCTGCAGGAGCTGTTGAACCGCGATCCGGCGCCCAGGTCGTTCGTCACGCGCGCGCTGGTCCGCATGCAGTGGACCAGCCGGCGCGCGCCCGGCACGCTCTACAATGTGCTTTTCCTGTTGCCAGGCAGCGATCCCGCGAGGCAGGAGGAAGTCGTCATTCTCGGCGCGCATCGCGATCATTTCGGACAACAGGCCGGGTTGTTGTTTGCCGGCGCGGACGACAACGCATCGGGCACAGCGGTCTTGCTCGAAGTCGCGCGGGTCTTGATTCAATCCGGTTTGAAACCCGAGCGTTCGATCCTGTTCCTCTCGTTCAGCGGCGAAGAACAAGGGCTGCTCGGGTCCAAACTCTACGTCGCACAGCCGGTGTTTCCTCTGCAGCGCACCGTCGCCATGATCAACGTCGATCACGCCGGCATCGGCAACGGCCGGCTCACCGTCGGCGTCACCGGGTTCGACAAATCAGTGGCGGCCTTGGCCGGCCAAGCGGCAGGGTTGGCCGACAAACTGGACCTGTTCGGGTTCTTTCCGGGAGGCGACCATGTGCCGTTCAAGGAAGCCGGCATCCCGACCATCACCGTTGTGACCGGCGGACCCCATCCGCACTTCCACCAGCCCTCCGACACGGTTGACACCATTCAGCCTGACTTACTTCAGGCAGTCACCCGTTATGTTCTAGCGCTAGCCTGGCGCCTGGCAAACCAAGAGGGGCTAGAAGCAGGAAGCGAGGGGCAATAGGCTGGACACTACGGAATATCGTCTAAGAGTGTGGACTGGATCGGCGGAAGCGGCGGGGGTTGCCGCGTGGGACCGGGCAGCACGATCGGCGCCCCAACCTGGTTCGCCCCCTGAATCAGTCCGATGGAGAGCTGCGGACCCAAGGTCGTGACGGCGCCGCTCCAGGCCTGACCGGTCGTCGGATTACGGAAACTGAAGGATTGAAAGTTGTTCCCCGGGTTGTACAGATAGCCCTGGGTCCCTTGATTATCCAGGTACAAACTCCCGGGCCCGGTCAGGGAAAACAGCACGCCGACGCCGCCGTCAAAGGAACGCACGCCCGACACCGTTTGCGCCTCCGCAAGGAGCGGGAACGTTGCCAACAGGATCGCCGACAGCCACGTTCGAATCCCCATCGCGTGTTCCCTTCGTCGCCGGCCTC
Protein-coding sequences here:
- a CDS encoding thioredoxin domain-containing protein — encoded protein: MAETVGSPPAPNRLIHETSPYLRQHAHNPVDWYPWGEEALARAKAEDKPILLSIGYSACHWCHVMAHECFENPDIAKLMNEQFINIKVDREERPDLDDIYQKSAQVFLGRGGGWPLTVFLTPDREPFYGGTYFPPVPRYNLPGFPQVLLGVVEAYRGHPDQVRQNIERVRNGLKRAGAPQPSSEPLTEALLDEAVKDLSLFYDSLHGGFGDGPKFPTVPPLSLLLRQFYRTGDLASQEKVIHQLRRMAAGGIYDHLGGGFHRYAVDAQWLIPHFEKMLYDNAQLVRIYLDGWRLTREVRFKQVVEETLEYVRREMTHPDGGFYAAQDADSEGHEGKFFVWEPGEIKSELGPELGELFCRVYGVTADGNFEGRSILNRLAGLNLKPEEQEELETILAPARRRLREVRDRRVKPERDENILTSWNGLMVSGLLDAYQTFGTPSYLDMAERALAFLLERAWVNGRLHRTVTGGRARLNGYLDDYTFLAAALIDAYEATLQRGYLEHAVELTEMMLEQFWDDETGGCFYTGRDHEALIQRMKSGTDGAMPSGNAVAATNLLRLFSYAGEPRYWDRAEQTLRVFRGQMDQNAYGSAALLCALDLFLAKPKEIVLVGAGTDPAVQALLRQIHGCYVPNKTLIVQANTQNGGPVRVPGPAAGKVAVNGKPTVYVCHGFTCSRPVTEWEELASLLGVRSAKSEAE
- a CDS encoding M20/M25/M40 family metallo-hydrolase, which gives rise to MKNAVIGLTAVGLLAVVTRMGVLLAGADADTGALVKALNLISGERLLADVAKLSSPEFNGRQTGSPEDFLSGLYLASQFHALGLQPPRATSMAAHPAESVPTMTRPVTVTRIEDGPLLQCSLGDQTVRLRPGPDYLPVLDSPSVDATAPVVFVGYGLSDPDRGYDDYAGLDVRGKVVLFLRGKPEHYPRPVTHADKEQTARRNGAIAYLTATGPILSTYEARRGISGRPSAYYGSAQDDQALPGAWIGTEVAERLVTGQAPEGRTLRELQELLNRDPAPRSFVTRALVRMQWTSRRAPGTLYNVLFLLPGSDPARQEEVVILGAHRDHFGQQAGLLFAGADDNASGTAVLLEVARVLIQSGLKPERSILFLSFSGEEQGLLGSKLYVAQPVFPLQRTVAMINVDHAGIGNGRLTVGVTGFDKSVAALAGQAAGLADKLDLFGFFPGGDHVPFKEAGIPTITVVTGGPHPHFHQPSDTVDTIQPDLLQAVTRYVLALAWRLANQEGLEAGSEGQ